In the Rhizobium sp. Pop5 genome, one interval contains:
- a CDS encoding flavin reductase family protein — MADTSTEAQLAFKAAMRRFTSTICLITTELNGVRHGMAATAVQSVTADPPTVLVCINQSASVNQPLKISGKFAVNMLHLSHADLVPLFSGQLKGEERFHYGEWLSLDGMPVLSDAQAAFVCKLKDVVHVGTHDVVLGEVLEARFIESIAPLLYENGQLVRSSSISGSAA, encoded by the coding sequence ATGGCCGATACCAGCACTGAGGCGCAGTTGGCTTTTAAGGCAGCTATGCGTCGGTTCACATCAACCATCTGCTTGATCACGACCGAACTCAACGGGGTCCGTCATGGCATGGCCGCCACCGCGGTCCAGTCGGTTACCGCGGACCCACCAACTGTTCTTGTCTGCATCAACCAATCGGCTTCGGTGAATCAGCCTTTGAAGATCTCCGGGAAGTTCGCCGTGAACATGCTGCATCTTTCACATGCCGATCTTGTGCCGCTGTTCAGTGGGCAATTGAAGGGTGAAGAGCGCTTTCATTACGGCGAGTGGCTGTCTCTCGACGGCATGCCGGTCCTGTCCGATGCGCAGGCGGCGTTTGTCTGCAAGCTAAAAGATGTCGTTCACGTTGGAACGCATGATGTTGTGCTCGGAGAAGTGCTCGAAGCACGGTTCATCGAGTCAATCGCGCCGCTTCTCTACGAAAACGGTCAACTCGTCAGGTCGTCGTCCATCAGTGGATCGGCCGCATAG
- a CDS encoding carboxymuconolactone decarboxylase family protein: MAPAREIHGREVTERFERGLKTRREVLGGAYVDASVSKATDFNWPMQTLVTEYCWDAIWNRPGLERKQRSILNLGMISALNRPHELKLHVRGAINNGLTKEEIREVFLQVSIYCGVPAAIDSFRVAAEVFDEMGI, encoded by the coding sequence ATGGCACCCGCAAGAGAAATTCATGGACGTGAAGTCACAGAGCGCTTTGAGCGCGGACTAAAGACCCGGCGCGAAGTCTTGGGGGGGGCCTATGTTGATGCGTCGGTCAGCAAAGCCACCGACTTCAATTGGCCGATGCAAACCCTCGTCACGGAATACTGCTGGGACGCGATTTGGAATCGGCCGGGCCTGGAGCGCAAGCAGCGCAGCATCCTCAATCTCGGGATGATTTCGGCCCTCAATCGTCCGCATGAGCTGAAACTGCATGTTCGCGGAGCAATCAACAACGGTCTTACCAAAGAGGAAATTCGGGAGGTTTTCCTCCAGGTTTCGATTTACTGCGGTGTTCCTGCGGCCATCGACAGCTTCCGCGTGGCAGCGGAAGTTTTCGACGAGATGGGCATCTAG
- a CDS encoding LLM class flavin-dependent oxidoreductase, whose amino-acid sequence MTAQDDFRAAGNPMFNDNKLKLGVFGTNCSNACAITLAETTFEPTFDHNVEIAKKLEAAGWECMVPIARWRGFGGPSNFNGVNMDTFTWAAALAAVTTKLQFFSTTHIPTLNPIVATKMATTIDHISKGRYGLNLVTGWFTPEMEMFGVPMMEHDTRYEYATEWMDIVETLWKRNGVTFEGEFLKVKDAFSEPKPYNKAGRPLLICAGASGKGLHFTAKFCDFNFGFMQDMESGAAWVKKVKDLARTEYNRDLGTFTACPVIVRETEKEAKEYYDYYVNQKGDWEACENICEVLQVQSQNHSAEMYQKFKERFVAGWGGYPIVGNPEQVADKLVDLSNTGVNGALLTMVDYNEELPFFNDRVMPLLKQAGLRN is encoded by the coding sequence GTGACCGCACAAGACGATTTCCGCGCTGCCGGAAACCCAATGTTCAATGATAACAAGCTCAAGCTCGGCGTATTTGGCACGAATTGCTCGAATGCATGCGCGATTACGCTCGCTGAGACAACGTTCGAACCTACCTTCGACCACAACGTCGAGATTGCAAAGAAGCTTGAGGCAGCCGGTTGGGAATGCATGGTGCCGATTGCACGCTGGCGTGGTTTTGGCGGTCCTTCAAACTTCAATGGCGTGAACATGGATACGTTCACCTGGGCGGCCGCTCTCGCGGCGGTCACCACGAAGCTCCAGTTCTTCTCAACGACTCACATTCCGACGCTAAACCCGATTGTTGCAACCAAGATGGCGACAACAATCGATCACATCTCGAAGGGTCGATACGGCCTCAATCTCGTGACCGGCTGGTTCACTCCCGAAATGGAAATGTTCGGAGTTCCTATGATGGAGCACGACACCCGCTATGAATACGCCACTGAATGGATGGATATCGTCGAGACGCTCTGGAAACGCAATGGCGTTACCTTCGAAGGCGAGTTCCTCAAAGTCAAAGACGCCTTCAGTGAACCCAAACCCTACAACAAGGCGGGTCGCCCGCTCCTGATCTGCGCCGGCGCCTCGGGCAAGGGACTGCATTTCACCGCCAAGTTCTGCGACTTCAACTTCGGCTTCATGCAAGACATGGAATCCGGCGCTGCCTGGGTCAAAAAGGTGAAGGACCTGGCGCGTACTGAATATAACCGTGATCTTGGCACATTCACAGCTTGCCCCGTTATCGTTCGCGAAACGGAGAAGGAAGCAAAGGAATACTACGACTACTACGTCAACCAGAAGGGTGACTGGGAGGCATGCGAGAACATCTGTGAAGTTCTGCAGGTGCAATCTCAAAACCATTCTGCCGAAATGTATCAAAAATTCAAGGAACGCTTCGTCGCTGGCTGGGGTGGATACCCGATCGTCGGCAATCCAGAACAAGTCGCCGACAAGCTCGTGGATCTCAGCAATACAGGCGTCAACGGCGCCTTGCTGACAATGGTCGATTACAACGAGGAACTTCCCTTCTTTAACGACCGTGTCATGCCGCTGCTCAAGCAAGCCGGTCTGCGCAACTGA
- a CDS encoding ABC transporter substrate-binding protein, protein MLKKIVAALFTLSSLYHMNGVAKADGLDSLPPDQKALYENIDPAIPLGGTVYKDFVPKRPPPWKIGYASTYAGNTWRANILDEFTNVLLPKYKEAGLVSDLIVTQSDLKDAVQIQQMRQMVDDGVDAIVICCSNITALNKTIEYAHSKGVPVFSVSGYVTSPYAINATENNTDGGYKAAEWLAKEIGEKGNVLMVSGIPGFASSDSFDIGAKNAFDKFPGIKIVGTIAGKWTDQVAQVEVQKFLATNLAEVNGILVQSASENGVVNAVQQSGRDMMPIVLGGEASAACYWRKNPDFISKSFHFWPPRSDARLVWDVMMRTLEGQGPKIQSILRPALPYTIDDVKEVLKEDCDPNSTDWIEPKNNGWWPADVAANYFERPEDPLAWRPKK, encoded by the coding sequence ATGCTGAAGAAAATCGTTGCAGCGCTTTTTACGCTGTCGAGCCTTTATCACATGAACGGCGTGGCGAAGGCTGACGGCCTCGATTCGTTGCCGCCGGACCAAAAGGCGCTTTACGAGAATATCGATCCCGCCATTCCGCTCGGGGGGACGGTGTACAAGGATTTTGTTCCAAAACGTCCACCGCCGTGGAAAATTGGTTATGCATCCACATATGCCGGTAATACCTGGCGCGCGAACATCCTGGACGAATTCACCAACGTATTGCTTCCGAAATATAAGGAAGCAGGCCTAGTCTCCGATCTAATCGTCACGCAGTCTGACCTCAAAGACGCTGTCCAAATCCAGCAGATGCGGCAGATGGTTGACGACGGTGTTGATGCGATCGTCATTTGCTGCTCGAACATTACCGCACTTAACAAGACCATAGAGTATGCTCATTCGAAAGGCGTGCCAGTCTTCTCAGTCTCGGGCTATGTCACATCACCCTACGCAATCAATGCCACAGAGAATAACACCGACGGTGGCTACAAGGCTGCTGAATGGCTTGCCAAGGAAATCGGTGAAAAAGGCAACGTCCTGATGGTATCGGGCATCCCCGGTTTCGCATCATCGGACAGCTTCGACATCGGCGCGAAGAACGCGTTCGATAAATTCCCCGGTATCAAAATTGTAGGCACGATAGCTGGCAAATGGACCGACCAGGTCGCCCAGGTTGAGGTTCAGAAGTTTCTTGCCACCAATCTTGCTGAGGTTAATGGCATTCTCGTTCAGTCCGCTTCAGAAAACGGTGTCGTGAACGCAGTACAGCAATCCGGCCGCGACATGATGCCTATCGTGCTCGGGGGTGAGGCTTCGGCAGCCTGCTACTGGCGTAAGAACCCTGATTTCATAAGCAAGAGCTTCCATTTCTGGCCGCCGCGGTCTGATGCCCGCCTTGTGTGGGACGTCATGATGCGAACGCTCGAAGGCCAGGGACCAAAGATCCAGTCGATTCTTCGTCCTGCGCTTCCTTACACCATTGATGACGTGAAGGAAGTGCTGAAGGAAGATTGCGATCCCAATTCCACGGATTGGATCGAGCCGAAGAACAACGGCTGGTGGCCTGCAGACGTCGCTGCAAACTACTTCGAACGTCCTGAAGATCCGTTAGCTTGGCGGCCGAAGAAGTAA
- a CDS encoding LL-diaminopimelate aminotransferase yields MNVLRKETSQPPASVSIIGAGGICDLIGNSVLDFHRIQRLPPYVFEQVNRLKASARAGGADIIDLGMGNPDLPTPQSIVDKLCEVVQDPRTHRYSSSKGIPGLRRAQAAYYARRFGVKLNPDTQVVATLGSKEGFANMAQAITAPGDVILCPNPTYPIHAFGFLMAGGVIRSMSVEPDESFFPPLERAVRHSIPKPLALILNYPSNPTALVATLDFYKDVVAFAKKHDIIVLSDLAYSEIYFDGAPPPSVLEVPGAMDVTVEFTSMSKTFSMPGWRMGFAVGNERLIAALTRVKSYLDYGAFTPIQVAATHALNGDGSDIAEVRNVYKRRRDVMVESFGKAGFDVPPPAATMFAWAKIPEKFRHLGSLEFSKLLVEKADVAVAPGIGFGEMGDDYVRLALVENEHRIRQAARNIKRWLSGDEKFEINVMNQ; encoded by the coding sequence ATGAATGTTCTCCGGAAGGAGACCTCCCAGCCTCCCGCGTCGGTTTCTATAATCGGCGCGGGAGGTATCTGCGATTTGATTGGAAATAGTGTGCTGGACTTTCACAGAATTCAACGTTTGCCGCCTTATGTTTTCGAACAGGTCAACCGTTTGAAAGCAAGCGCGCGAGCGGGCGGCGCCGATATCATTGATCTCGGCATGGGAAACCCTGACCTTCCCACTCCTCAGTCGATCGTCGACAAGCTGTGCGAGGTCGTGCAGGATCCGCGCACCCACCGCTATTCCTCCTCCAAGGGCATTCCGGGGCTGCGCCGTGCCCAGGCCGCCTATTATGCCCGCCGATTCGGCGTCAAGCTCAACCCGGATACCCAGGTGGTCGCCACCTTGGGCTCCAAGGAAGGCTTCGCCAACATGGCGCAGGCGATCACCGCGCCCGGCGACGTGATCCTCTGCCCGAACCCGACCTATCCGATCCACGCCTTCGGTTTCCTGATGGCGGGCGGCGTGATCCGCTCGATGTCGGTTGAGCCGGATGAGAGCTTTTTCCCGCCGCTGGAGCGGGCGGTCCGACATTCGATCCCGAAGCCGTTGGCGCTGATCCTCAACTATCCGTCGAACCCGACGGCCCTCGTCGCGACGCTCGATTTCTATAAGGACGTCGTCGCCTTCGCCAAGAAGCATGACATCATCGTGCTTTCCGACCTTGCCTATTCCGAGATCTACTTCGACGGCGCTCCGCCGCCATCGGTTCTCGAAGTGCCTGGTGCAATGGATGTGACCGTCGAATTCACCTCGATGTCGAAGACCTTTTCCATGCCCGGCTGGCGCATGGGCTTTGCCGTCGGCAACGAGCGGCTGATCGCGGCGCTCACCCGCGTCAAGTCCTATCTCGACTACGGCGCCTTCACGCCGATCCAGGTGGCCGCGACCCATGCGCTGAACGGCGACGGTTCCGACATTGCGGAGGTTCGCAACGTCTACAAGCGTCGCCGCGACGTCATGGTCGAAAGCTTCGGCAAGGCCGGCTTCGACGTGCCGCCGCCGGCTGCCACCATGTTCGCCTGGGCGAAGATCCCGGAAAAGTTCCGTCATCTCGGTTCGCTTGAATTTTCCAAGCTGCTGGTCGAGAAGGCCGACGTCGCCGTTGCACCGGGTATCGGCTTCGGCGAAATGGGCGACGACTACGTCCGTCTGGCGCTCGTCGAGAACGAACACCGCATCCGCCAGGCTGCGCGCAACATCAAACGCTGGCTTAGCGGCGACGAGAAATTTGAAATCAACGTAATGAATCAGTGA
- a CDS encoding GFA family protein, protein MPIFGSCQCKAVTYQVQEIDGPMWNCFCQTCRKSHAADHNTAAKVKSEHFKILTGQDTLHSFESTPGKLRWFCSVCGSHVYAERPASPELKVVRAGTFDTDPGSVPMSNVWVSHAKPWLAHDPSKASSPEFP, encoded by the coding sequence ATGCCAATCTTCGGATCATGCCAATGCAAAGCGGTTACGTACCAGGTTCAGGAAATTGATGGACCCATGTGGAATTGCTTCTGTCAAACATGCCGGAAGTCACACGCCGCTGATCACAATACCGCTGCGAAGGTGAAAAGCGAGCACTTCAAGATCCTTACAGGCCAAGATACGCTTCATAGCTTCGAATCGACGCCTGGAAAGCTGCGGTGGTTTTGTTCGGTATGTGGCTCGCACGTTTATGCGGAGCGGCCGGCCAGCCCGGAGCTCAAAGTCGTTAGAGCCGGCACGTTCGATACCGATCCTGGAAGTGTGCCGATGTCAAACGTATGGGTATCGCATGCGAAACCTTGGCTCGCCCATGATCCATCGAAGGCAAGCTCACCAGAGTTCCCGTAA
- a CDS encoding NAD(P)H-dependent oxidoreductase, protein MKVVVITGNLSRPSKTRAVADFMVDRVRASGNEASCWDLVDLHPHLGATVLPSSAAEIVKAALNDILASDVLVVGSPVYKASYTGLLKHLFDLVDMKALKGRYVIPFATGKASSHKPLVEASMEALFDFFEAQIHSRFIFALDEDFQNDALSENLRALVDRELDAARRAVSP, encoded by the coding sequence ATGAAAGTTGTTGTAATAACGGGGAATTTATCGCGCCCCTCGAAAACCCGGGCCGTAGCAGACTTCATGGTGGATCGGGTGCGCGCGTCCGGCAACGAAGCAAGCTGCTGGGACCTTGTCGACCTTCATCCGCACCTTGGGGCAACAGTGTTGCCCTCCAGCGCCGCTGAGATTGTTAAAGCGGCACTCAACGATATTTTGGCTAGTGACGTGCTAGTTGTTGGTAGTCCGGTCTACAAAGCATCTTACACTGGGTTGCTGAAGCATTTATTCGACCTTGTCGACATGAAAGCGCTTAAGGGCCGCTATGTGATCCCTTTTGCAACCGGTAAAGCATCGAGTCACAAGCCGCTCGTCGAAGCCTCGATGGAAGCCTTATTCGACTTTTTCGAAGCGCAAATACATAGCCGTTTCATTTTCGCTCTCGATGAAGATTTTCAGAACGATGCTCTTTCTGAGAACCTGCGCGCGCTTGTCGACAGAGAGCTCGATGCCGCGCGTCGCGCCGTCAGCCCATAA
- a CDS encoding bifunctional 3,4-dihydroxy-2-butanone-4-phosphate synthase/GTP cyclohydrolase II has product MSFSSIDEAIEAIEAGEMVIVVDDENRENEGDLVVAAEKITAEHIAFMMKYARGLICVPLPAERLDKLEIPLMVTRNSDSLQTAFTVSVDCKHGTTTGISAEDRAATVKSLIDPQTRPEDLSRPGHIFPLRANRLGVLGRPGHTEAAVDLARLAGLAPAGVICEIANDDGTMSRLPDLEKFAIEHGLHIVTIDALIEYCRSRDTRVKRYAQSFMPTRFGDFKAIAYRDSLTGTEHLALTLGELCEKEDVLVRVHSECLTGEAFRSMRCDCGQQLEMALRAVQLAGAGCVIYMRGQEGRGIGLGNKIAAYSLQDHGRDTLEANRELGFASDSREYNAAADIIRDLGIGSVRLLTNNPTKIEALRTSGVIVSSRQSLIAASSASNITYFKTKRDRFGHLLDQDTSAEHVGRSNVFSVFGAQVFSGPLG; this is encoded by the coding sequence ATGTCTTTTTCGAGCATAGATGAGGCGATCGAGGCGATCGAAGCGGGCGAGATGGTTATCGTGGTCGACGACGAAAACCGGGAGAATGAAGGCGACCTAGTCGTTGCTGCCGAAAAAATAACAGCTGAGCACATCGCTTTCATGATGAAATATGCGAGAGGCCTTATCTGCGTGCCACTTCCAGCCGAACGTCTCGACAAACTCGAGATCCCCCTGATGGTCACACGTAATTCGGACTCACTGCAGACGGCATTTACCGTTTCCGTCGATTGCAAACACGGCACAACGACAGGGATTTCAGCCGAAGATCGAGCAGCAACCGTCAAGTCGCTCATCGATCCGCAGACGCGGCCGGAAGACCTATCGCGACCGGGTCACATTTTTCCTTTGCGTGCAAATCGTCTCGGTGTCCTGGGCCGTCCTGGCCACACCGAAGCTGCCGTGGATCTTGCACGACTTGCCGGCCTGGCGCCGGCTGGCGTAATCTGCGAGATCGCCAATGACGACGGAACCATGTCTCGACTGCCAGATCTCGAGAAGTTCGCAATCGAACATGGCCTGCACATAGTAACGATCGACGCTTTGATTGAGTACTGCAGGAGTCGTGATACGAGGGTAAAGCGTTACGCGCAGTCCTTTATGCCAACGCGGTTTGGGGATTTCAAGGCAATTGCTTATCGCGATAGTTTGACGGGAACTGAACACTTAGCTTTGACACTTGGCGAGTTGTGCGAGAAGGAAGACGTTCTGGTACGGGTGCATTCTGAATGTCTGACAGGTGAGGCGTTCCGGTCCATGCGATGCGACTGCGGTCAACAGCTCGAAATGGCTCTTCGGGCGGTCCAGTTAGCGGGCGCTGGTTGCGTGATCTACATGCGTGGGCAAGAGGGGCGTGGCATTGGCTTAGGAAACAAAATTGCGGCTTACAGCCTGCAGGATCATGGTCGTGATACTCTTGAGGCAAATCGGGAACTCGGCTTCGCATCTGATTCCCGCGAATATAACGCAGCGGCGGATATCATCCGCGACCTCGGTATCGGCAGCGTTCGGCTTCTGACCAACAATCCTACAAAAATAGAGGCGCTGCGAACGTCAGGCGTCATCGTGTCGTCTCGCCAGAGTCTGATCGCCGCATCTAGCGCGTCCAACATCACTTATTTTAAGACAAAGCGCGATCGGTTTGGCCACCTGTTGGACCAGGACACGTCAGCTGAACACGTCGGCCGGAGCAACGTCTTTTCAGTGTTTGGCGCGCAGGTGTTCTCTGGACCCCTTGGATAA
- a CDS encoding NAD(P)-dependent alcohol dehydrogenase, which produces MKQAYAAVSREKAKPLILECIGIEEPRADEILVRIVASGVCHTDLVVRDQGYDVPQPVVLGHEGSGVVEAVGSAVKDLVPGDHVALSYAYCGKCEKCLSGTPFYCEDFFGRNFRGTRPDGTCPIHDSHGKQISGCFFEQSSFATYAIASERNAVKVAKDVPLELIGPLGCGLQTGAGAVLNCLKPKPGSSIAVFGAGAVGMAATMAAKIAGCATIIVIDLNDERLELSRELGATHTINARKLDSVAAIRKIVPAGVDFSLECTSSPRVFRQAVDCLGTPGTCGLVGSSALGTEGTIDIGNFLFGRTLIGVVEGQSVPSEFVPQLIEYWQQGLFPFDKLVQFYDLDQINEAMADSESGKVIKPILRMKH; this is translated from the coding sequence ATGAAGCAGGCATATGCGGCGGTCTCGCGCGAAAAGGCGAAGCCCTTGATCTTGGAGTGCATAGGGATTGAGGAACCTCGTGCAGACGAGATTTTGGTCCGCATCGTCGCATCGGGGGTATGTCATACCGACCTGGTGGTCAGGGACCAGGGATATGACGTACCTCAACCTGTTGTGTTGGGACACGAAGGCTCTGGCGTCGTCGAGGCCGTCGGGAGCGCAGTTAAAGATCTTGTGCCCGGTGATCACGTTGCTTTGAGCTACGCCTATTGCGGCAAGTGCGAAAAGTGCCTTTCCGGTACACCTTTCTACTGCGAGGACTTCTTCGGTCGCAATTTCCGCGGCACTCGTCCGGATGGCACCTGCCCGATCCATGATTCTCACGGGAAACAGATTAGTGGCTGCTTCTTCGAGCAGTCGTCATTTGCAACCTACGCCATCGCCAGCGAACGAAACGCCGTGAAGGTTGCAAAGGATGTTCCACTCGAGTTGATCGGACCGCTCGGGTGCGGGCTTCAGACCGGTGCTGGCGCGGTACTGAATTGCCTCAAGCCGAAGCCCGGCTCGTCAATAGCAGTGTTCGGTGCTGGTGCGGTTGGCATGGCGGCTACGATGGCCGCGAAAATCGCCGGATGCGCGACCATCATCGTGATCGACTTGAACGATGAACGGCTGGAACTTTCGCGCGAACTCGGGGCGACGCACACGATAAATGCCCGCAAATTGGACAGCGTTGCCGCGATCAGGAAGATCGTCCCCGCAGGCGTTGATTTCAGCTTGGAATGCACGAGTTCGCCGCGAGTTTTCCGTCAGGCAGTCGACTGCCTTGGTACGCCGGGAACATGCGGTCTCGTTGGCTCGTCCGCTCTCGGCACTGAAGGCACGATCGATATCGGGAACTTCCTTTTCGGCCGCACATTGATCGGCGTTGTCGAAGGACAAAGCGTTCCGTCCGAGTTCGTCCCGCAGTTGATCGAGTATTGGCAGCAGGGACTTTTCCCGTTCGACAAACTGGTTCAGTTCTATGACCTCGACCAGATCAACGAGGCGATGGCTGATTCCGAGAGCGGCAAAGTCATTAAGCCGATCCTTCGCATGAAGCATTAG
- a CDS encoding 2,3-bisphosphoglycerate-dependent phosphoglycerate mutase: MSTLVIVRHGQSEGNARGEFTGTSDVPLTQEGWSESRRAGSLLANLGISFDIAFSSALLRTVDTCRAILNETNGDLLEPIRRTELNERDYGQLTGINKNVARERWGQDVVQVWRRSYSTPPPGGESIRDISARVLPFLISEVFPPLLRGKSVLVVAHGNTIRSLKQGIERLTIQDTLAIESPTAAPTVYRIASDLSIIEKTNVLVGTVC, translated from the coding sequence ATGTCCACTCTGGTGATTGTCCGGCATGGCCAAAGCGAAGGGAACGCGCGCGGGGAGTTCACGGGTACGAGCGACGTGCCGCTCACACAGGAGGGCTGGTCTGAGAGCAGGCGAGCCGGCTCACTGCTCGCGAACCTCGGCATCTCGTTCGATATTGCGTTTAGCTCTGCCCTCTTGCGCACAGTCGACACTTGCAGAGCGATTTTGAACGAAACCAACGGCGATCTGCTGGAGCCAATCAGGAGAACCGAGTTGAACGAACGCGACTACGGACAGCTCACCGGCATCAACAAGAACGTGGCACGTGAGCGGTGGGGCCAGGATGTTGTCCAGGTTTGGCGCCGCTCGTACAGCACTCCACCACCTGGGGGAGAAAGCATACGGGACATAAGCGCGAGGGTTCTGCCCTTTTTGATAAGCGAAGTGTTCCCCCCCTTGTTGAGAGGGAAATCGGTTCTTGTGGTGGCCCACGGGAATACGATCAGGTCACTAAAGCAGGGCATCGAACGCCTCACGATCCAGGATACGCTCGCTATTGAGTCACCGACCGCCGCGCCAACTGTATACCGGATTGCGTCGGACCTCTCGATCATCGAGAAGACTAACGTCCTGGTTGGTACTGTCTGTTAA
- a CDS encoding substrate-binding domain-containing protein, whose protein sequence is MKRRTFLQASGAIAVAGTFGMAGILRADDAISLLPDTWPSEGANPIVDAGKFKKSGPWKIGHSHYGLAGSTHTYQTAFEAEYEIKKNKDRIADYQFRSADLNASKQVADIEDLIAQKVDAIIIAPLTTGSAVEGIKKAKAAGIPTVVYLGRVDTEEFTVQVQGDDFYFGRVMAQFLVDKLGNKGKVWVLRGVAGHPIDADRYAGAMEVFSKSGLQITSTQHGSWSYEDSKKIAESLYLSDPDVAGIWTDGANMSLGVLDALQEAGASTIPPITGEALNGWMRRWNDEKLSSIGPICPPALSTAALRAAFALLDGKPIQRNWTNRPKPITDETLSQFYRADLTDAYWAPTEMPNEKLLDYFKA, encoded by the coding sequence ATGAAGAGACGTACATTTCTACAAGCGAGCGGGGCAATTGCTGTAGCCGGCACGTTCGGAATGGCGGGGATTCTTCGCGCCGACGACGCGATCAGTCTCCTACCTGACACTTGGCCCTCCGAAGGCGCCAACCCAATTGTCGACGCGGGTAAGTTCAAGAAGTCAGGCCCGTGGAAGATCGGACACAGCCACTACGGCCTCGCTGGTTCAACGCATACCTACCAGACGGCGTTTGAAGCCGAATATGAAATAAAAAAGAACAAGGATCGGATCGCTGATTACCAGTTCCGGAGCGCTGATCTCAATGCCTCCAAACAAGTTGCCGATATCGAGGATCTGATCGCCCAGAAGGTCGATGCGATCATCATCGCACCGCTAACCACCGGTTCCGCCGTCGAGGGCATCAAGAAGGCAAAGGCTGCTGGCATTCCAACCGTAGTCTATCTCGGACGCGTCGACACCGAGGAGTTTACGGTTCAGGTCCAGGGCGACGACTTCTATTTCGGGCGCGTGATGGCTCAGTTCCTCGTCGACAAGCTTGGCAACAAGGGCAAGGTATGGGTTCTGCGTGGCGTCGCCGGGCATCCCATCGATGCAGATCGTTATGCAGGCGCCATGGAAGTCTTCAGCAAGTCTGGACTTCAGATCACGTCGACCCAGCACGGAAGCTGGTCTTATGAGGACTCAAAGAAGATCGCCGAAAGCTTGTATCTCTCCGACCCAGATGTCGCGGGCATCTGGACCGATGGAGCCAACATGTCTCTTGGCGTTTTGGATGCCTTGCAGGAGGCTGGCGCCTCAACGATCCCGCCAATCACGGGCGAAGCACTTAACGGCTGGATGCGTCGTTGGAATGACGAAAAACTTTCCTCGATCGGTCCGATTTGCCCACCCGCTCTGTCTACTGCCGCGCTACGGGCCGCCTTCGCCTTGCTGGATGGGAAGCCGATTCAGCGTAACTGGACGAACCGCCCCAAGCCGATCACCGACGAGACGCTCTCCCAGTTCTATCGCGCAGATCTCACTGATGCGTACTGGGCGCCGACCGAAATGCCGAACGAAAAGCTCCTTGATTATTTCAAGGCTTGA